A region of the Fusobacteria bacterium ZRK30 genome:
GATGAGGCACCTAAGGAAGAGAGTTATGATCTCTGGTTGAAAAATGCAAGTTTAACATTTAAACATCTAGATTATACTTTAAAGGGTGGGGTCAAAGATATCACCTCTAAGGCAGGGATTACTCCAAATCCCATAAAATTTAATTTGGATGCAGATGATAAGACTATTAAAGGTGATATCCGTGGAGAGTTAAACAGAGAAACAGAGACAGCAGAGATTAAATTAAATCTATCTGGACTAACAATAGATGATAAAATGATAGGTGAAAATAAAAATTTAATTATAATAGTTGGAAGTAAGGTGAATTTAAGTTATAATATGAGTTACGAAAATAAAATATTAGACCTAGATGGCAGAGTGGTTTTAAATAATTTAAAAATTAATCCCAATGAGTTAGAGATGGATCCGAAGATCAAAGAGGTATTAGGAGAAGGTTTACAGGGGATAGATCAGTTGATTATTAACTATACCTATGATGGAGCAAAAGAAAAATTGGAGTTTGATACAAATATAGGAACTATTTTATCCGGTTTGATAAAGGAAGTTTTAGATGAAAATATAAAGAAATATAAGGTAGAGGCAAAACTCATGATAGATGAGGAGGTAAAAAAATATACAGAGGAATTGAATATAGAGGTAGAAAAAGTAGAGGAATTAAGAAAGATAATGGGTGAAAGTTCAAAGGAATTAAAGAGTTTAGAAAAAGAAACAAAATCAAATAAGGATTCTAAAAGTACAAGAAATCTAATCGATGGATTAGGAGACGGCCTTAAAAATCTTTTTAACTAAAAAGAGGGTGAAATTATGCAAAAAGAAAAAGAAATACAACAGTTGGTAGACAGCTTAGAAGGATATCTGCATCAAAAAGTCAAGGCGGATCTGCATTATTCAGAATTGTCTAAAATTTTTAAACGTATGAGAAGGTTGGATGAGGAGAGATTCTCCGAATATATTAAGAGGATGCCAACACATATCCTAGGAGATATATTGGAAACATTCAATGAAAGAATGTTAAAGGAAAGTTTGCAGATTTTAAGTCTGAAAAAGATGATCGGAACGATTAAGAAGATGGATTCAGATGACGCAACTGACCTTATGCAGGATATTGAGGAATTGGATGAAGAGTTAGCAGAGAGTATTTTAGCGGGATTAGACAATAAGGAACAGGAAGAAATCCAAAGACTTAAAGGGTATGAGGAAGATGAAGCTGGAGCCTACATGCAGACTGAGTTTTTTGCAGCTAATCATAATGAAACAGTTAGGGAAACCATTGAAAATTTAAGGAAGCTAAAGTACAGTGAGGAGCTGGAGAATGTAAGCAGTGTTTTTATTTTAGGAGATTATAATAATCTGGTAGCTACAGTACAATTAGAAGATATGCTGTTATTTGACTTTGATAAAAGTTTTAAAGAGATAATAAGTAAACGTCCTGAAAAATACAAGCCGAGATATGTAAACGATAAGGAAGATATCGAGAAGGTAGTAATGGAGTTTAAGGAGTATGACCTTCAAGTTGTACCTGTAATAGATAATGATAATTATCTGGTGGGTAGGATAACTGCCGATGATATCTATGACCTTTTACAAGAGATGGCAACGGAACAGATCTATAACCTGGCCGGAGTAGATGACGATGTAGAAGGAGAGAGAAGGGCTATAGATATCTCCAGAAAAAGAGGGAAATGGCAATTTTTAAATATGTGTACAGCTTTCTTTTCAGCTTCTGTTATTGCCAGATACCAGACGACCATAGAAATGTTGCCAGCTCTAGCTGTTCTGATGCCTATAGTTGCCAGTATGGGAGGTAATACAGGTAATCAGGCTCTTACAGTAATGGTAAGACAGATGGCTATGGGTGATGTAGATGATACAAACTGGGATCAGAGTTTGCTAAGAGAGATAATTGTAGCTATTCTAAATGGTCTGATATTTGCAACTCTTGTGGGTCTTGGATCATATATGTGGTTCAAAAATACTAAAATATCTCTGGTTATGTCCTTTGCTATATTTATGAACTTCACAATAGCAGGACTTTGTGGGACTTTGATACCACTGCTATTAAAGAAACTGAAGACGGACCCGGCAGTTGGAAGTTCTATACTTCTAACGATGATTACAGACGCTCTAGGCTTCTTAATCTTCCTGGGGCTAGCTAATCTTTTCATTTTTTAGGTAAAAGTATTAATTTGAGAGAGGTTGGTTATAATAATTATTAAAATTATTAAAAATTTTAATATAGATTCAGTAGTTAAAAATGAGGATTAAGTGATAAAATTATTGACGTTAATATGAATTTTTGAGAGAAACACTATGAAAAATTATTAAGAAAAAAATTATAGAGGATAGAAAAAAATTATTTATTAAGGTTCTTTTGTGTTATAATACACATACTTTGACCTGTTAAGGTCCAATATAATACTAAAAAGAAGGTGCTGTTTTGAATAGAAGAGGACAAAATTTAAATGTATTTTTTAGAAAACTTTTAAAAGATTTTAGAGAAAAATCAAATCTTACACAAAGAGAAGTTGCAGATTTAATTGGGACAGGGCAGGCTAGTGTCTGTAATTTTGAAAATGGGAAAAAAGGAATAACTTTAGATCTTGCAACTAAACTTTTAAATCTCTTTGAAAAAAGATTATTTGTGGTAGATTCTAAAGAAAGAGATCATTCTAAAAGACCTCTTAGAGTTTTTTACCTTGAAAGTATTAAAAATAAATTTTATTTTGATAATTTTGATGAATTTAGAAGATGGTTATTCAAGGATTTCTTAAGTGAATTAATTATAGTTGAAGTAGATTCTAGAAAAGTCTTTGATATTATTAAATTTTATGAGAGGGATTCTAATGGGGATATATTTAATGTCGAAGAACCAACTCTTACAGAGGAAGGAGAAGATTTAGTGGTCATCTCTTTATCTAAAAATATAAAATATAAAAAATAAAAATTAAATTACTTTCTTTTTGGGGGAGAGGAAAAATAGATCCCACAATAGATTAAGATTCCTGTTAACAATCCATGGGTAAATGAATGTAAAACAAAGTAAAAATATCCCATTAGAATAGAAAAAAATAATGTGAGAAAAAGTTTTAGCTTAAATTTAACTGGGAACATATTTTTCACCGCCTTATTATTTTATATAGATGTGCCACCTATTTAAAAATAGGTGGCATTTTTTTAAAATAAAACCTTTACAAATCACTAAATAAATTTTGATTTTAAATTCATATATTATTTGTAGCTTTTTGATTTATGCAGATACTAGAAGGAATTTTATTATTTCTGTTTAAATCTTCCAGTAAAGAATCTCAAGCATGATGGTTCATATACCCATTCTAATCCTTTAATGGTTTCTTTTTTATTGTATAGGTCTATAATAGTCTCTGCGACATAATCCAAATGAGCATACGTATAAACTCTTCTTGGAATAGTAAGTCTGACAGTTTCTAATTTAGGTTTATGATTTTTTCCAGTCACAGCATCTCTTCCTGCTGAGATTATTCCTCTTTCCATTGAACGAACACCGGATTCTACATAGATAGCTGCTGCCAATGCTTGAGCAGGGAATTCTTCTTGGTCTAAATGAGATAAAAATTGTCTGGCATCTAAGAAGATAGCGTGTCCTCCATATGGCTTTACCATAGGAACTCCTCCTTCAGCCAGCTTTTCTCCCAGATATCTGATTTGATTTACCCTATGACTGATATAGTCATAGTTCATAGCTTCTTTGATCCCTATAGCCATAGCTTCCATATCCCTTCCTGCTAACCCTCCATAACTTGGCATACCTTCAAATTGAACTACCATGGCAGTTGCCCGAGTGTATAGATCATCGTCATTTACACACAGAAATCCACCAATATTTGTGATACAATCTTTTTTTCCACTCATTGTACATCCGTCTCCATATGAGAACATCTCATGTACTATATCTTTGATGGAAACATCTGCATATCCTTCCTCTAAATCTTTTATAAAATAAGCATTTTCCACACATCTGGTTGCATCATACATCACAAGAATACCATTTTTATGAGCTAACTCAGAAACTTCTTTGATATTCTGCATAGAAACCGGCTGACCACCAGCTAGGTTTACAGTAACAGCCAGACAGATATACGGAATCTTATCTGCTCCTACTTCATCTATAAGATCCTGGAATTTTTTCAGATCCACATTTCCCTTAAAGTGAACATCTTCCCTGTCAGGGTCATGTGCAGCATCACAGATAACATCTCTAAATTTTGCTCCATTTCTTTCCTGGTGAAATCTAGTCGTCGTAAAATACATATTTCCAGGAACCCAGTCGCCATCTTTAATAGTCAGAGAGGATAAAATATTTTCTGCTCCTCTTCCCTGGTGGGTAGGAATTATATGCTTAAAACCAAAATATTCCCTTACTGTATCCTGGAGATGATAGAAGTTCTTGCTGCCGGCGTAGGCTTCATCCCCCACCATAAGACCTGCCCATTGCTTGTCACTCATGGCGTTGGTTCCTGAATCCGTCAATAGATCCACATAACATTCATTGGATTTTAATAAAAAAGTATTGAATCCAGCTTCTTCAATAGCTTTTTTTCTTTGCTCTTCATTTGGCAAGGTCATAGTTTCCACAGATTTGATTTTAAAGGGTTCTGGCATAAATCTTTTTTTCATAAAAAACCTCCTAAATATATTTTCAAATTTAAAACGATACTAAAAACGATATTTTAATGCATTTTAATTACTGATATAGGTCCTTGATTCTTAATATAGCTCTATTTTTTTTATTTGTCAAGGGTGAAAAAACATTTTTTATTCGTTATTAGTTATAAAAAAATTGCTTTTTGATTTTTTTTGAGGTAAAAACAAAGTATAATAATATTTTTTTTGATATATTATTATACAAAAATATCGTTTCACATTTCAGAGGCTATATTTTTTTATTGTGTTTTGTTGAAAAGGGTGGTGAAGAATATTGAATTATTTGGAAAATGTTGTTAATTTTATCAATGGAATTTTTTGGGGTAAAAACCTTTTAGCTGTTATGTTACTTTCTGTGGGACTTTACTTTACAATTAAAACTCGATTTATGCCGGTGAGATTATTCAAAGAAATGGTTAGAATTATTTTAGAAAAAAATGAATCTAAAGATGAGAATACTGTTTCATCATTTCAGGCTTTTTGTATATCTACGGCATCGAGAATCGGAGCAGGAAATTTGGCTGGAGTCGTTGCGGCTGTTTCTATAGGAGGACCTGGGGCTGTTTTTTGGATGTGGGTTGTTGCACTAGTGGGCTCTTCTTCTGCATTTATCGAAAGTACTCTAGCTCAAATTTATAAGGGAAAAGACCCAAATGGAGGATACAGGGGAGGACCTGCTTACTTTATGGAGAAGGCTTTAAACAAAAGATGGATGGGAATACTTTTTGCAATCTCAGGGCTTATTTGTTGGGCTGGTATAAGTCAGATAGTTTCAAATTCAGTTACCGAATCATTTGAGAATGCTTTTGATATCCCTAGGATCTACAGCGTTTCTATTCTTGTAATATGTGCAGCTGTAGTCATATTTGGAAAAAGTAACAAAACTGCTAGAGTCTTAGATAAATTAGTTCCAATAATGGCAGGAGCTTATGCATTTATTGTTGTTTTCATAATAATAAAAAATATAACTCTTCTCCCTAGTGTACTTATTAGTATTTTTTCAAACGCTTTTGGGATACAGCAGGTCGTTGGTGGTGGACTTGGAGTTGTTATTATTGCAGGGATAAAAAGAGGATTATTCTCCAATGAAGCTGGAAGTGGAAGTGCACCTTGTGCCGCTGCTGCCGCGGAAGTTAGTCATCCTGCCAAACAAGGATTAATACAGTCTTTAGGAGTCTTTATAGACACTCTTGTTATATGCAGTGCAACTGCATTTGTTATCTTACTTGCAGATAAAACAGTTACTCAAGGGAAAACTGGGATGAGCCTTTTACAAGCTGCTATGAGAGACCATCTAGGGGAATTTGGAGTAATATTTATTGCTGTTGTTCTCCTATTATTTGCTTTTAGTACTTTTTTAGGAATACTTTTCTATGCAAAATCAAATGTATCATTCATTATAGAGGGAGAGTTCGCTCAAAACGTTTATAAAACTTTTGCTCTTTTGATGATGTTTGTAGGAGGGTTAAGCCAATATTTATTTGTTTGGGCTCTTGCAGATATGGGGGTAGGGCTCATGACAGTTTTAAATCTTTTTGCTATAGTTCCTCTAGGTAAAATAGCTTTAGATTCTTTGGCTGATTATGAAAAAAATCATATGGATCCTAAGACTGAGACTAAAAAATCTAATGAAATAGAGCAGTCATAACACATTAGGAGTTCACCCAACATAACATAGGGGGAACTCCTTTTTGTTGGTTTTAATACTGAATCGGGGTTATTCTTAGATGAAATACATAGATAAAACATTACGGAGGAAGTACCATGAAAATAAGTTCAGAATCAGAGAAGTTTCAAAACTTTTTAGAATGAGTATAAAAATATTGCAGAATTAGAATACCTCATCTATTTTCAAAGAAAGAAGATTTAGAACTTGCTGTGAGAGAATTTGAGATAAAATTAAAAAAATGAGAATTTATTTAAAAGAAAATTCTCATTTTTTAATGTGATCTATTAAATTTTATTTTTAAGGTTTGGACTTTTATCTACATCATCTCCTAATAATTAAATTTTTTGTAAGATTAAACTATTAAAATATATCTCTTTGCATGAAATATTTTTTTAATAAATTAAAGAAATTTGAATTTGTTTTTTTCATTTTTATTACCTCCAAAATAATTTTTTATTGCTCTCTTTTACAAAATTATTATATCATAACAGCCTTTTTTTGTAATCAAAAAATAGTATTATTTCGTATATAAGTTTTAAATAAAAAAACAAAGTATGATATATGTGGTTCATAATTTAAGCAATAAAAAAAGAGGTTTTCCCTCTTTTTTTATTATATAATGTTTATTCAACGTATTTGTCTAATATTTTTTCAATATTGTTTAGTGAAGACAATGCTTCTTCACATTTCCTAGCCCCCTCTTCCCAAAATGCTTTATATTCGCTGCTGCTTTTAGAAAGTTCTATATGATCTCTTAGATTTGTTTCGATTACCTCTCTTTGCTTGGATATCAAATTTAAATTTACCACCCCTGTAATTCCTATCCCTTCCAAAAAAATTTCATTATTTTCTGCTAAATGTGCTTTTAATACATAGGAAAGATAAATTTCATCTCCTTTCGTTGAAATACCATTGAAAAAAAATGATTTATCAACAATTATTGTTTTTTTTATCTCCAACATAACTTCATCCCCTCCTTGTTTTAAGATATACACATAATTATTATTTAATCCTGTTTTTTTTACAATTTTATAAAAAAAATGTAATAAGACTTTAAAATTTTCAGTATCCTTTTAAAATATATACTTGTTTTAAATATTATAATCCTATAAATCTTTATTATATTCAGTTTTCATTGTAAAAATTGACATATTGGCCTTTTTTATGTTTTCTGCTAAAGAAAAGTTATACCACCTCAGATAAAGGGGGAGGATATTTATTTGACAACCTTAAATTTATAATGAAATATATATTATAGAGTTATTTCAAAATTACCAAAAATAAACTATAAATTTAAAATATGTGCAACATTAATTCCGCAATAAGGGGGGAATAAAATGAAACTTAATTTTGAGAAAAAAGAAAATATTGATATTGTCAGTCTTATTGGAAGACTCGATGGAAATACTGCACCTTCGGCAAAAGATGAGATTATAGAGAAGTTAGATGAGAATACAAGCCTGATTATTAATATGAAAAATTGTGAATATGTGTCAAGTGCAGGTTTGAGAGTTTTGATGATAATAGCAAAAACACTAAAATCAAAGGGTGGGAATGGAGTGCTTGTAGAAATGAACGAAGAAGTCGGTGATGTGATGGAAATGACAGGCTTTGGAAATATTTTCAAATCTTTTAATACTATAGGTGAGGCTTTTGAGTTCTTGCAAAAAGGAGAGTAAAAAATGTTAAGAATAGATGTTTTTCCAACCCACCAACAAGATGGAATAAAGTTTAGAAGAGGTAGAGCATTACCTTTTGGAGCAACCATCGTTCCAGAAGGAGTTAATTTTTCCATATTTTCAAGGTATGCAACCAGCTGTGAATTAGTTTTATTCAAGAGAAAAGAAAAAGAACCCTTTGCAGTAATACCATTTCCTGAAGAATTTAGAATTGGAAATGTCTTTGCTATGACTATTTTTGATCTTGAATTTGAAAATATTGAATACGGATACAGAGTGGACGGGCCGCATAATCCTACAGAGGGGCATCTATACAACAAAGAAAAAATATTGATGGATCCATATGCAAAAGCTGCCGGAGGAAGGGAAATTTGGGGTATAGAACCAGATTGGATTGATCCTTTTCAACATAGATCGAGAATATTTTTTGATGATTTTGAATGGGAGGGTGAAAAACCTCTTGAACTGGATATAAAAGACCTGATTATTTACGAATTACATGTGAGAGGTTATACAAAAGATCCGACTTCAAAGGTAAAGTATCCTGGAACTTA
Encoded here:
- a CDS encoding helix-turn-helix transcriptional regulator; its protein translation is MNRRGQNLNVFFRKLLKDFREKSNLTQREVADLIGTGQASVCNFENGKKGITLDLATKLLNLFEKRLFVVDSKERDHSKRPLRVFYLESIKNKFYFDNFDEFRRWLFKDFLSELIIVEVDSRKVFDIIKFYERDSNGDIFNVEEPTLTEEGEDLVVISLSKNIKYKK
- a CDS encoding alanine:cation symporter family protein — its product is MNYLENVVNFINGIFWGKNLLAVMLLSVGLYFTIKTRFMPVRLFKEMVRIILEKNESKDENTVSSFQAFCISTASRIGAGNLAGVVAAVSIGGPGAVFWMWVVALVGSSSAFIESTLAQIYKGKDPNGGYRGGPAYFMEKALNKRWMGILFAISGLICWAGISQIVSNSVTESFENAFDIPRIYSVSILVICAAVVIFGKSNKTARVLDKLVPIMAGAYAFIVVFIIIKNITLLPSVLISIFSNAFGIQQVVGGGLGVVIIAGIKRGLFSNEAGSGSAPCAAAAAEVSHPAKQGLIQSLGVFIDTLVICSATAFVILLADKTVTQGKTGMSLLQAAMRDHLGEFGVIFIAVVLLLFAFSTFLGILFYAKSNVSFIIEGEFAQNVYKTFALLMMFVGGLSQYLFVWALADMGVGLMTVLNLFAIVPLGKIALDSLADYEKNHMDPKTETKKSNEIEQS
- a CDS encoding tyrosine phenol-lyase — its product is MKKRFMPEPFKIKSVETMTLPNEEQRKKAIEEAGFNTFLLKSNECYVDLLTDSGTNAMSDKQWAGLMVGDEAYAGSKNFYHLQDTVREYFGFKHIIPTHQGRGAENILSSLTIKDGDWVPGNMYFTTTRFHQERNGAKFRDVICDAAHDPDREDVHFKGNVDLKKFQDLIDEVGADKIPYICLAVTVNLAGGQPVSMQNIKEVSELAHKNGILVMYDATRCVENAYFIKDLEEGYADVSIKDIVHEMFSYGDGCTMSGKKDCITNIGGFLCVNDDDLYTRATAMVVQFEGMPSYGGLAGRDMEAMAIGIKEAMNYDYISHRVNQIRYLGEKLAEGGVPMVKPYGGHAIFLDARQFLSHLDQEEFPAQALAAAIYVESGVRSMERGIISAGRDAVTGKNHKPKLETVRLTIPRRVYTYAHLDYVAETIIDLYNKKETIKGLEWVYEPSCLRFFTGRFKQK
- the mgtE gene encoding magnesium transporter, with the protein product MQKEKEIQQLVDSLEGYLHQKVKADLHYSELSKIFKRMRRLDEERFSEYIKRMPTHILGDILETFNERMLKESLQILSLKKMIGTIKKMDSDDATDLMQDIEELDEELAESILAGLDNKEQEEIQRLKGYEEDEAGAYMQTEFFAANHNETVRETIENLRKLKYSEELENVSSVFILGDYNNLVATVQLEDMLLFDFDKSFKEIISKRPEKYKPRYVNDKEDIEKVVMEFKEYDLQVVPVIDNDNYLVGRITADDIYDLLQEMATEQIYNLAGVDDDVEGERRAIDISRKRGKWQFLNMCTAFFSASVIARYQTTIEMLPALAVLMPIVASMGGNTGNQALTVMVRQMAMGDVDDTNWDQSLLREIIVAILNGLIFATLVGLGSYMWFKNTKISLVMSFAIFMNFTIAGLCGTLIPLLLKKLKTDPAVGSSILLTMITDALGFLIFLGLANLFIF
- a CDS encoding STAS domain-containing protein; the encoded protein is MKLNFEKKENIDIVSLIGRLDGNTAPSAKDEIIEKLDENTSLIINMKNCEYVSSAGLRVLMIIAKTLKSKGGNGVLVEMNEEVGDVMEMTGFGNIFKSFNTIGEAFEFLQKGE